One part of the Tenacibaculum sp. 190130A14a genome encodes these proteins:
- a CDS encoding YchJ family protein, with product MSSMQCPCNPNKKYIDCCKIAHTNIDDVTTAEQLMRSRYSAFVLADIAYLQKSHHTTTRPNKREKKEILQWTKSVQWLKLEVLNTSKGGSNDIIGTVEFKAYFIENGQIDIIHENSTFSKENNHWVYVTAKK from the coding sequence ATGTCTTCTATGCAATGCCCATGTAACCCTAATAAAAAATACATCGATTGTTGTAAAATTGCACATACAAATATTGATGATGTAACAACTGCTGAACAATTAATGCGCTCGAGGTACAGTGCTTTTGTTTTGGCAGATATAGCTTATCTTCAAAAAAGCCATCACACTACTACTCGACCTAATAAAAGAGAAAAAAAAGAAATACTACAATGGACCAAATCGGTACAATGGTTAAAATTAGAAGTTTTAAACACCTCTAAAGGAGGCTCTAATGATATAATCGGTACAGTTGAATTTAAAGCTTATTTTATAGAAAACGGTCAAATAGATATTATTCATGAAAACTCTACTTTTTCTAAAGAAAATAATCATTGGGTGTATGTAACCGCCAAAAAATAA
- a CDS encoding TetR/AcrR family transcriptional regulator, whose amino-acid sequence MNTKDRILEAALNLFNKEGYMNISSKTISEEMGISYGNLCYHFPKKDDIVLRLHQNLLDEMDDTLENLEGEIFEFHFMLQSLKQLMDLTFKYRFFLVNSYDIITRYPNIKAKTIERSKAYHSVIYRIAIFLMENEYMHPTNDDKLLRKKIHGLLIIFNSWIIDYAVFYEDSLDKDTVESTYYIKLLFSMIHSSLTKKGKDSFANGYLSMIS is encoded by the coding sequence ATGAATACAAAAGATCGCATCTTAGAAGCAGCTCTAAATCTCTTTAACAAAGAGGGGTACATGAATATTTCTAGTAAAACAATTAGTGAAGAAATGGGAATTAGTTATGGTAACCTATGCTATCACTTTCCTAAGAAAGACGATATAGTTCTTCGACTTCATCAAAATTTATTAGATGAAATGGATGACACTCTTGAAAATTTAGAAGGTGAAATTTTTGAATTTCATTTTATGCTTCAAAGTTTAAAGCAATTGATGGATTTAACCTTTAAATATCGTTTTTTCTTAGTAAATAGTTACGATATTATTACCCGTTACCCTAACATAAAAGCAAAAACTATAGAACGTTCCAAAGCATACCATTCCGTAATTTATAGAATCGCTATTTTCTTAATGGAAAATGAATACATGCATCCTACCAATGATGATAAGTTATTACGAAAAAAGATTCATGGATTGCTTATTATTTTTAATTCTTGGATTATTGATTACGCCGTTTTTTATGAAGATTCTTTGGATAAAGATACCGTAGAATCTACCTATTATATTAAACTGCTGTTTTCTATGATTCATTCTTCTTTAACTAAAAAAGGAAAAGATTCTTTCGCTAATGGATATCTTTCAATGATTTCATAA